One Marinitoga hydrogenitolerans DSM 16785 genomic window carries:
- a CDS encoding cyclase family protein, producing MAGIKVYDLTQKIGITTPPWPGYEPMKLWYFKRMMLQKVNGQIVQTSMHNGTHLDGQRHFMTGGRDIASLPLDGYLFSEGVILDISKEVGDFDIYTPETLLKVAKENNLEIKKGDIIIINTGYHKYAWDQPEANENKYYYFHPGPDQRFADWLKEMEIKWVGVDCGSADHPMNTILRDYRPEFAAMADKHFREKYGKPLDEYFTDETYQLMHIDLFPHLILHAENIGGDIDKVLNRRMYIGIFPWKLVDGESSISRVAAFEIEE from the coding sequence ATGGCAGGTATTAAAGTGTATGACTTAACTCAAAAGATAGGTATTACAACACCACCATGGCCAGGTTATGAGCCAATGAAATTATGGTATTTCAAAAGAATGATGCTTCAAAAAGTTAATGGACAAATAGTTCAAACAAGTATGCATAACGGAACTCATTTAGACGGGCAAAGACATTTCATGACAGGTGGAAGAGATATTGCATCATTACCATTAGATGGATATTTATTTAGTGAAGGTGTAATTTTAGATATTTCTAAAGAAGTTGGTGATTTTGATATTTATACACCTGAAACATTATTAAAAGTTGCAAAAGAGAACAATTTAGAAATCAAAAAAGGCGACATTATAATCATTAATACTGGTTATCACAAATACGCATGGGATCAACCAGAAGCAAATGAAAACAAATATTATTACTTCCATCCAGGACCAGATCAAAGATTCGCCGATTGGTTAAAGGAAATGGAAATTAAATGGGTTGGTGTTGATTGCGGTTCTGCTGATCATCCAATGAATACCATATTAAGAGATTATAGACCTGAATTTGCCGCTATGGCTGATAAACATTTCAGAGAAAAATATGGAAAACCTTTAGATGAATACTTTACAGATGAAACATATCAATTAATGCATATTGATTTATTCCCACATTTAATATTACATGCAGAAAATATTGGTGGGGACATTGATAAAGTATTAAACAGAAGAATGTACATTGGTATATTCCCATGGAAATTAGTAGATGGTGAATCAAGTATTTCTCGTGTTGCAGCATTTGAAATTGAAGAATAA
- a CDS encoding N-acetyltransferase yields MWKEIPEKVSQEKLTFDAREIEPILAGPSLKLPPYEPEMAKLKDGSYLYIRPLKKDEVPKLLPFIKKLLDVDHDFYDIVGVRVYGELLGWYRDRLKDPYFMIGTINGKLAGFANARVMNNGIHISLHSMAYIRGLRVGAIMYYAKAKYAFEKLGAKEWWSTFESYNGWKRWGLGMAQPSYPWPDVQHELGGAKVYYITREYWDLSVKEYLKQLVKTDLEKPTQEVIDANKELIIPDSPVV; encoded by the coding sequence ATGTGGAAAGAAATACCGGAAAAAGTTTCACAAGAAAAATTAACCTTTGATGCAAGAGAAATTGAACCAATTTTAGCAGGTCCATCATTAAAATTACCACCATATGAACCAGAAATGGCAAAATTAAAAGATGGTAGTTATTTATACATTAGACCATTGAAAAAAGATGAAGTTCCAAAATTATTACCTTTTATAAAAAAATTATTAGATGTTGATCATGATTTTTATGATATTGTTGGTGTTAGAGTTTATGGAGAATTATTAGGATGGTATAGAGACAGACTAAAAGATCCATATTTCATGATTGGAACAATTAATGGTAAATTAGCAGGTTTTGCAAATGCTAGAGTTATGAATAATGGTATTCATATTAGTCTTCACTCAATGGCTTATATTAGAGGATTAAGAGTTGGAGCTATTATGTATTATGCCAAAGCAAAATATGCATTTGAAAAATTAGGTGCAAAAGAATGGTGGTCAACATTTGAAAGTTATAATGGTTGGAAAAGATGGGGTTTAGGTATGGCTCAACCATCATATCCATGGCCTGATGTACAACACGAATTAGGTGGTGCAAAAGTATATTATATTACAAGAGAATACTGGGATCTTTCTGTTAAAGAATACTTAAAACAATTAGTAAAAACGGATTTAGAAAAACCAACACAAGAAGTAATTGATGCTAATAAAGAATTAATTATTCCAGACAGTCCCGTTGTTTAA